A window of the Branchiibius hedensis genome harbors these coding sequences:
- a CDS encoding ABC transporter substrate-binding protein, with protein MAVPAAVARNLPEQEFNHMKFSRLTAPLAIASVAALTLSGCAKSDRGDSGATGSGTGGASNATLTFGAAGAPSTFDPFYGSDGETFRVSRQIFDTLVAIKPGTADPEPGLATSWTGSADGKEWTFNLRQGVKFSDGTPFNAEAVCKNFERMDSQNQAGQSASEYWTTVMGGYNKSADDLYQGCTTEGTDKVVLKFARASSKIPNGLSLTSLSMQSPTAMDKYKANDIKAQGDGFVQSEYAQKYPTGTGPFKFSSYDVTNKTITLVRNDDYWGPKAKVAKLVFSIIPDESQRKQSLLAGQIDGYDLPNPTDWDSLKSAGMNLEVRPAFNILYLGLNAKADPDLKDLKVRQALYYAINRDQLVKSQLPSGATVATQFMPNTVDGYNKSLQPNAYDPAKAKSLLAEAGKSNLSIDLWYPSEVSRPYMPSPIKIFNAIKADWEAVGVKVNTITKPWAGGYIDQTQAGKAPAYLMGWTGDFNNTDNFLGSFFPATGQMDVGAYPWGATLEKDLKTADSTVDASARNAAYEKINEQIMTEYLPGLPISSSPPAIVFGKNVTGVVASPLTAEDFATAVKN; from the coding sequence GTGGCCGTCCCGGCGGCGGTCGCAAGGAATCTGCCCGAGCAGGAGTTCAATCACATGAAGTTTTCCCGGCTGACCGCGCCACTGGCCATCGCCAGCGTCGCCGCCCTGACGCTGTCCGGCTGCGCCAAGTCCGACCGCGGCGACTCCGGAGCCACCGGTAGCGGTACCGGTGGCGCCTCCAACGCCACGCTCACCTTCGGCGCGGCAGGTGCCCCCTCGACCTTCGACCCGTTCTACGGCTCCGACGGCGAGACCTTCCGGGTCAGCCGGCAGATCTTCGACACCCTCGTCGCGATCAAGCCCGGAACCGCTGACCCCGAGCCGGGCCTGGCGACCAGTTGGACGGGGTCCGCCGACGGTAAGGAGTGGACCTTCAACCTGCGCCAGGGCGTGAAGTTCAGCGACGGTACGCCGTTCAACGCCGAAGCGGTCTGCAAGAACTTCGAGCGGATGGACTCCCAGAACCAGGCCGGCCAGAGCGCCTCGGAGTACTGGACCACGGTGATGGGCGGCTACAACAAGTCGGCCGACGACCTGTACCAGGGGTGCACCACCGAGGGCACCGACAAGGTCGTCCTGAAGTTCGCCCGGGCCTCCTCCAAGATCCCGAACGGTCTGTCCCTGACGTCGCTGTCGATGCAGAGCCCGACGGCGATGGACAAGTACAAGGCCAACGACATCAAGGCCCAGGGCGACGGGTTCGTGCAGTCGGAGTACGCGCAGAAGTACCCGACCGGCACCGGCCCGTTCAAGTTCAGCAGCTACGACGTCACCAACAAGACGATCACGCTGGTGCGCAACGACGACTACTGGGGCCCGAAGGCCAAGGTCGCCAAGTTGGTTTTCTCGATCATTCCCGACGAGTCGCAGCGTAAGCAGTCGTTGCTGGCCGGTCAGATCGACGGCTACGACCTGCCCAACCCGACCGACTGGGACTCGCTGAAGTCCGCTGGGATGAACCTCGAGGTGCGCCCGGCCTTCAACATCCTCTACCTGGGCCTGAACGCCAAGGCCGACCCGGACCTGAAGGACCTCAAGGTCCGCCAGGCGCTCTACTACGCCATCAACCGCGACCAGCTGGTGAAGTCCCAGTTGCCCTCTGGCGCAACGGTGGCCACTCAGTTCATGCCCAACACGGTCGACGGTTACAACAAGTCGCTGCAGCCCAATGCGTACGACCCGGCCAAGGCCAAGTCGCTGCTGGCGGAAGCCGGTAAGAGCAACCTGAGCATCGACCTGTGGTACCCCTCGGAAGTTTCACGGCCGTACATGCCCAGCCCGATCAAGATCTTCAACGCGATCAAGGCGGACTGGGAAGCGGTCGGCGTGAAGGTCAACACGATCACCAAGCCGTGGGCCGGTGGCTACATCGACCAGACCCAGGCCGGCAAGGCGCCTGCCTACTTGATGGGTTGGACCGGTGACTTCAACAACACCGACAACTTCCTGGGCAGCTTCTTCCCCGCGACCGGGCAGATGGACGTGGGCGCCTACCCGTGGGGCGCCACCCTCGAGAAGGACCTGAAGACCGCGGACAGCACGGTCGACGCGAGCGCCCGCAACGCGGCGTACGAGAAGATCAACGAGCAGATCATGACCGAGTACCTGCCCGGTCTGCCGATCTCGAGTTCCCCGCCGGCCATCGTCTTCGGCAAGAACGTCACGGGTGTGGTTGCCAGCCCGCTGACCGCCGAAGACTTCGCGACCGCCGTCAAGAACTAG
- the soxR gene encoding redox-sensitive transcriptional activator SoxR: MPELLPIGDIVRRSGFSAPTLRYYEAEGLISSERTPGGHRIYPRAVLRRLAFIRAASTIGLSLQQIREELETLPGGRTPTKADWTRLSRHWRHYLEDRIAALERLRDGLDGCIGCGCLSLQRCSVMNLRDELAAEGPGARLLPRTLREDVDPA; encoded by the coding sequence ATGCCCGAGCTTCTGCCCATCGGCGACATCGTCCGCCGCAGCGGATTCAGCGCGCCCACGCTGCGCTACTACGAGGCCGAAGGGCTGATCAGTAGCGAACGCACACCGGGCGGACACCGGATCTACCCGCGCGCCGTCCTGCGCCGCCTGGCTTTTATCCGCGCCGCGTCCACCATCGGCCTGTCGCTGCAGCAGATCCGTGAGGAATTGGAAACCCTGCCCGGCGGCCGCACCCCGACCAAAGCGGACTGGACCCGGCTGTCCCGGCATTGGCGGCACTATCTGGAGGATCGGATCGCCGCTCTGGAGCGGTTGCGCGACGGTCTCGACGGCTGCATCGGCTGCGGTTGCCTGTCCCTCCAGCGGTGCTCGGTGATGAATCTGCGCGATGAACTCGCTGCCGAGGGACCTGGCGCCCGGCTGCTCCCGCGGACGCTACGCGAGGACGTCGATCCGGCCTGA
- a CDS encoding MFS transporter, which translates to MTTCEAPATAPISLWSNGNATVAFGGTALVTLGAYADRATNTVLPRVADDLHGLAWFGAAAAAPMITYVAATAWAGIRVDRRGPAGGIVLAAFLFIAAQLGSAISPSMAIFTGTRLLSGASEAILDISVTVLVAQLLPEELRAKVFAAFAVAWVAPSVVGPVVAGGLADGVGWRWSFVLTGLLMLPALAMVAPALRRSVAGSSVQPAEREGRRRVLAAVLASLVLGLLAWVGSTGHLWLLVPALAMLAVTLMRTLPAGTLRAHPGPPAIIAMRAMVAGSFAVGSLFLPLLLVSLRGYSLSHAGVVMTLTAALWAFGSWLNARDRIQAFPAATRLRVALGLMALGIAGTATFVLSPVPGLIGMISWSIASLGIGLATPTLSVAMLAAAPVAEQGHYQSGIYIAQATASSVVGALGGALIATGHATAAGFGVMLLAGAAVALAGAALAGRVAKPLQNP; encoded by the coding sequence GTGACGACATGTGAGGCACCGGCAACGGCCCCGATCAGCCTGTGGAGCAACGGAAATGCGACGGTGGCATTTGGTGGGACCGCACTGGTCACCCTGGGCGCCTACGCCGACCGGGCCACGAATACGGTCCTGCCGCGGGTCGCCGACGATCTGCACGGGCTGGCCTGGTTCGGCGCCGCTGCGGCCGCACCGATGATCACGTACGTCGCGGCCACGGCCTGGGCGGGCATCCGCGTCGATCGCCGTGGGCCGGCCGGCGGGATCGTGCTCGCGGCCTTCTTGTTCATAGCGGCGCAACTGGGCTCCGCGATCTCGCCGAGCATGGCGATCTTCACCGGCACGCGTCTGCTGTCCGGAGCCAGCGAAGCGATCCTCGACATCTCGGTCACCGTGCTGGTGGCCCAACTGCTGCCTGAGGAGCTACGGGCCAAGGTCTTCGCCGCTTTCGCCGTCGCCTGGGTCGCACCGTCGGTCGTCGGTCCCGTCGTGGCCGGAGGCCTGGCCGACGGGGTCGGCTGGCGCTGGTCGTTCGTGCTCACCGGACTGCTGATGCTGCCGGCCCTCGCGATGGTGGCGCCGGCGTTACGCCGCTCGGTCGCAGGATCCTCTGTGCAACCCGCGGAACGGGAGGGTCGGCGGCGGGTGCTGGCCGCCGTACTGGCCAGCCTCGTCCTGGGTCTGCTGGCCTGGGTGGGCAGCACCGGTCACCTCTGGCTGCTGGTCCCCGCGCTGGCCATGCTCGCGGTGACCCTGATGCGTACGCTGCCGGCCGGCACGTTGCGAGCCCACCCGGGCCCGCCGGCGATCATCGCGATGCGGGCGATGGTGGCGGGCAGTTTCGCCGTCGGTTCGCTCTTCCTGCCGCTGCTGCTGGTCAGTCTGCGCGGCTACAGCCTCAGCCACGCCGGTGTCGTGATGACGCTGACCGCGGCGCTGTGGGCGTTCGGTTCCTGGCTGAACGCGCGAGACAGAATCCAGGCCTTTCCCGCCGCCACCCGGTTGCGCGTTGCGTTGGGCCTGATGGCTCTCGGTATCGCCGGCACAGCGACCTTCGTCCTGTCCCCAGTGCCCGGTCTGATCGGCATGATCAGTTGGTCGATCGCCTCGCTCGGCATCGGACTGGCCACCCCCACGCTGTCCGTGGCGATGCTCGCGGCCGCCCCGGTGGCCGAGCAGGGCCACTACCAGTCCGGTATCTACATCGCCCAAGCCACCGCCAGCAGCGTCGTCGGGGCGCTGGGCGGTGCGCTGATCGCGACCGGCCATGCCACCGCCGCCGGATTCGGGGTCATGCTGCTGGCCGGGGCCGCCGTCGCGCTGGCCGGCGCAGCGCTCGCCGGGCGGGTGGCAAAACCACTCCAAAATCCCTGA
- the typA gene encoding translational GTPase TypA produces MAQQTRSDIRNVAIVAHVDHGKTTLVDKMLWQAGAFGEHQHVDERAMDSGDLEREKGITILAKNTAIHYSGPAAKEAGLDDGLTINIIDTPGHADFGGEVERGLSMVDGVVLLVDASEGPLPQTRFVLRKALAAKMPVILCINKVDRPDSRIAEVVDEAYELFMDLDATEEQIDFPIVYASAKAGRASLERPGNGELPEGEDLTALFKTILETIPAPTYDDEAPLQAHVTNLDSSNFLGRLALLRVFNGEIAKGQTVTWCRHDGTQQKVKITELLMTEALERKPAEKAGPGDIIAVAGIPEITIGETLADADNPIPLPLITVDEPAISMVIGTNTSPMVGRVRGSKVTARLVKDRLDRELIGNVSLRIVNTERPDAWEVQGRGELALAILVEQMRREGYELTIGKPQVVTKEIDGKLHEPIERLTIDTPEEFLGAITQILAARKGRMEQMTNHGTGWIRMEFVVPSRGLIGFRTEFLTETRGAGIAHHVFDGYEPWFGPISTRTSGSLVSDRSGAVTAYAMVNLQERGTLFVEPTTEVYEGMIVGENSRADDMDVNITKEKKLTNVRASSADNFEKVVPPRKLSLEQSLEFCREDECVEVTPEAVRIRKVHLSATERARAAARAKR; encoded by the coding sequence ATGGCCCAGCAGACCCGCAGCGACATCCGTAACGTCGCCATCGTCGCCCACGTCGACCACGGCAAGACCACTCTCGTAGACAAAATGCTCTGGCAGGCCGGTGCCTTCGGTGAGCACCAGCACGTCGACGAGCGAGCGATGGACTCCGGTGACCTGGAGCGCGAGAAGGGCATCACGATCCTCGCGAAGAACACCGCGATCCACTACTCCGGTCCCGCTGCCAAGGAAGCCGGGCTCGACGACGGCCTGACCATCAACATCATCGACACCCCCGGGCACGCCGACTTCGGTGGCGAGGTGGAGCGCGGCCTGTCGATGGTCGACGGTGTCGTGCTCCTGGTCGACGCCTCCGAGGGCCCGTTGCCGCAGACCCGCTTCGTGCTGCGCAAGGCGCTCGCGGCCAAGATGCCGGTCATCTTGTGCATCAACAAGGTCGACCGCCCCGACTCCCGGATCGCCGAGGTCGTCGACGAGGCCTACGAACTGTTCATGGACCTCGACGCCACCGAGGAGCAGATCGACTTCCCGATCGTCTACGCCTCCGCCAAGGCCGGTCGTGCCTCGCTGGAGCGTCCGGGCAACGGTGAACTGCCCGAGGGCGAAGACCTGACGGCGTTGTTCAAGACCATCCTGGAGACGATCCCGGCTCCGACGTACGACGATGAGGCACCGCTGCAGGCGCACGTCACCAACCTGGACTCCTCCAACTTCCTGGGTCGCCTGGCCCTGCTGCGCGTCTTCAACGGCGAGATCGCCAAAGGCCAGACGGTCACTTGGTGCCGGCACGACGGCACTCAGCAGAAGGTGAAGATCACCGAGTTGCTGATGACCGAGGCGCTGGAGCGCAAACCGGCGGAGAAGGCCGGCCCGGGCGACATCATCGCCGTCGCCGGTATCCCCGAAATCACCATCGGCGAGACCTTGGCGGATGCGGACAACCCGATCCCGCTGCCGTTGATCACGGTCGACGAACCTGCCATCTCGATGGTGATCGGCACCAACACCAGCCCGATGGTCGGCCGGGTCCGCGGGTCCAAAGTGACCGCCCGCCTGGTCAAGGACCGCCTCGACCGCGAACTCATCGGCAACGTGTCCCTGCGGATCGTCAACACCGAACGCCCCGACGCCTGGGAGGTGCAGGGCCGTGGCGAGTTGGCGCTGGCCATCCTGGTGGAGCAGATGCGCCGGGAAGGCTACGAACTCACGATCGGTAAGCCGCAGGTGGTCACCAAGGAGATCGACGGCAAACTGCACGAGCCGATCGAGCGCCTGACCATCGACACCCCCGAGGAGTTCCTCGGCGCGATCACCCAGATCCTGGCCGCGCGCAAGGGCCGCATGGAGCAGATGACCAACCACGGCACCGGCTGGATCCGGATGGAGTTCGTCGTGCCGTCCCGTGGCCTCATCGGCTTCCGCACCGAATTCCTTACGGAGACAAGGGGAGCGGGCATTGCCCACCACGTCTTCGACGGTTACGAGCCGTGGTTCGGACCGATCTCCACCCGCACCAGCGGCTCGCTGGTGTCCGACCGCTCCGGTGCGGTCACGGCGTACGCCATGGTCAACCTGCAGGAGCGCGGCACGCTCTTCGTGGAGCCGACCACCGAGGTCTACGAAGGCATGATCGTGGGCGAGAACTCCCGCGCCGACGACATGGACGTCAACATCACCAAGGAGAAGAAGCTCACCAACGTGCGCGCCTCCTCCGCGGACAACTTCGAGAAGGTCGTCCCGCCGCGCAAGCTGAGCCTCGAGCAGTCGCTGGAGTTCTGCCGCGAGGACGAGTGCGTCGAGGTCACCCCCGAAGCCGTCCGGATCCGCAAGGTGCACCTGTCGGCGACCGAGCGAGCCCGAGCGGCGGCCCGCGCCAAGCGCTGA
- a CDS encoding PIG-L family deacetylase: MTRLLFVHAHPDDETLWNGVTIAHHALAGDDVHVATCTLGEEGEVIPPELKHLEGSAELADVRRSELAGALKVLGATGHVLGFRDSGMAGSPAAADPRALVKNVPAATAALHRLIQDLQPDVLVTYEQYGGYGHPDHIATHRLTMAAADQLPVWQTVVPQSWARQDRAWVAQQALAPGLRPVAADAPWDPSVVADDTVSHRVVDEVAGGVRATALTHHRTQVSVHDGYFALSNNVALRLGDREAFVS; encoded by the coding sequence ATGACCCGGCTGCTCTTCGTCCACGCGCACCCCGACGACGAAACGTTGTGGAACGGCGTCACCATCGCCCACCACGCGCTCGCCGGGGACGACGTGCACGTCGCCACGTGCACGCTGGGCGAGGAGGGCGAGGTCATCCCGCCGGAGTTGAAGCACCTGGAGGGCAGCGCGGAGTTGGCCGACGTACGCCGATCCGAACTCGCCGGGGCCCTGAAGGTTCTCGGCGCGACCGGCCACGTGCTGGGGTTCCGGGACTCGGGGATGGCCGGTAGCCCGGCCGCCGCCGACCCGCGGGCCTTGGTGAAGAATGTGCCGGCCGCCACCGCCGCGCTGCACCGGTTGATCCAGGACTTGCAACCCGATGTCCTGGTGACCTATGAGCAGTACGGCGGGTACGGGCACCCGGACCACATCGCTACTCATCGGCTGACGATGGCGGCCGCCGACCAGCTACCCGTGTGGCAGACCGTGGTCCCGCAGTCGTGGGCCCGGCAGGACCGGGCGTGGGTGGCGCAACAGGCCCTCGCGCCGGGGCTGCGACCGGTTGCCGCGGACGCACCCTGGGATCCGTCGGTCGTCGCCGACGACACGGTCAGCCATCGGGTCGTCGATGAGGTGGCGGGCGGCGTACGGGCAACGGCACTGACCCACCACCGCACCCAGGTGAGCGTCCACGACGGGTATTTCGCCCTCTCGAACAACGTTGCCCTGCGGTTGGGGGATCGGGAAGCGTTCGTGTCGTGA
- a CDS encoding flavin reductase family protein, which yields MSGVDPDFYRRVMGRFATGVTIVTTRTGDIEHAMTANAVVSLSLDPVLLGVSIEVDARFHDAVLEAGVWGISILPSSATGTAQWLATRGRPLHNQLARIPHVSGLTGVALLSGALAHVECETTDTLRTGDHTLLVGHVVSVATGDDQSAALVYYRGQFGALQ from the coding sequence GTGAGCGGCGTGGATCCGGACTTCTACCGGCGGGTGATGGGCCGGTTCGCAACCGGGGTCACGATCGTGACCACGCGGACCGGTGACATCGAGCACGCGATGACCGCCAACGCGGTCGTCTCACTCTCGCTGGACCCGGTCCTGCTGGGGGTGAGTATCGAAGTCGACGCCCGCTTCCACGATGCAGTCCTGGAGGCCGGTGTCTGGGGCATCAGCATCCTGCCGTCGTCGGCGACCGGAACGGCGCAATGGCTGGCCACGCGCGGCCGACCGCTGCACAACCAACTGGCCCGCATTCCGCATGTCAGCGGACTCACAGGTGTCGCTCTGCTCAGTGGGGCGCTGGCGCACGTTGAATGTGAGACCACCGACACGCTGCGCACAGGCGACCACACATTGCTGGTCGGGCACGTAGTCTCTGTGGCTACCGGCGACGACCAGAGTGCAGCGCTGGTCTATTACCGGGGACAGTTTGGAGCGTTGCAGTGA
- a CDS encoding VanW family protein, producing the protein MKTAGKVVAGTTAGAVILLGGYGGLAALRADTIPAGTTIDGTPVGGLSLAEATTKVQTASKQTLAKPITISTDAGNLQIVPADSGISLDTGAALTDLTGFTLSPAEVFQRYTGGGPKRTVHPVIDLAALQQAVAAAGEKIKGAAVNPTVKFVQGAVQVTDGKPGTGVDAAAVARQIAAGWPTTTTFKATLQQTEPEVSQQDVQTYLDTFANKAMADPITVQVHNQKVSLSTTTVSDILSTTVKDGKLAPVVDETALDEALSDTAGSLVKAPQAAKIIQAADGKRTVVPGSDGYSVVTKGAGAKLLAAITSADRTMTLDTTVVKASPDTTTANSVGTQLMSEFVSKFPTGASNAARTHNIKTALAKMNGVVVQPGEQFSLLKTLMPIDAAAGYVKAPVLSGGVDVLGMGGGISQTSTTLYNAVFFAGMQLDEHKAHSFWISRYPMGREATLSIPSIDNKWTNDSGHPVLIQAGIEGHSAVIRLYGTKAFTVTSTTSAPFNITAPKVQYIATAGCINQPAVNGFDVTVTRVVKNLAGQIVKNERLTTHYQPADQVICTGQTADTSQVPTSTAKGSD; encoded by the coding sequence GTGAAGACGGCAGGCAAGGTCGTCGCGGGGACGACGGCCGGCGCCGTGATCCTGCTCGGCGGGTACGGCGGGCTGGCGGCGTTGCGCGCCGACACCATCCCAGCGGGTACCACCATCGACGGCACACCGGTCGGCGGGCTCTCGCTGGCCGAAGCCACCACGAAGGTGCAGACCGCATCGAAGCAGACGCTGGCGAAGCCGATCACCATCAGCACCGATGCAGGCAACCTGCAGATCGTCCCGGCCGACTCGGGGATCTCGCTGGACACGGGTGCCGCGCTCACGGACCTGACCGGGTTCACCCTGAGCCCCGCAGAGGTGTTCCAGCGCTACACCGGAGGCGGTCCGAAGCGCACCGTCCACCCGGTCATCGACCTGGCCGCCCTGCAACAGGCGGTCGCCGCGGCCGGCGAAAAAATCAAGGGTGCCGCCGTCAACCCGACCGTCAAGTTCGTCCAGGGCGCCGTGCAGGTCACCGACGGCAAACCCGGCACGGGTGTGGACGCCGCTGCCGTCGCCCGGCAGATCGCCGCCGGGTGGCCCACGACGACCACCTTCAAGGCCACCTTGCAGCAGACCGAGCCGGAGGTGAGCCAACAGGACGTGCAGACCTACCTGGACACCTTCGCCAACAAGGCGATGGCCGACCCCATCACGGTGCAGGTGCACAACCAGAAGGTCAGCCTCTCCACGACGACCGTCTCGGACATCCTGTCGACCACGGTCAAGGACGGGAAGCTGGCGCCGGTGGTCGACGAGACGGCCCTGGACGAGGCGTTGAGCGACACCGCGGGTTCGCTGGTGAAGGCACCTCAGGCGGCCAAGATCATCCAGGCCGCGGACGGCAAGCGGACGGTCGTCCCAGGCAGCGACGGCTACAGCGTGGTGACGAAGGGCGCTGGCGCCAAACTGCTTGCGGCGATCACCTCTGCCGACCGCACGATGACCCTCGACACCACTGTCGTGAAGGCATCTCCGGACACCACCACCGCGAATTCGGTTGGCACCCAGCTCATGTCGGAGTTCGTGTCCAAGTTCCCGACCGGCGCCTCCAACGCAGCGCGCACCCACAACATCAAGACGGCGCTGGCGAAGATGAACGGCGTCGTCGTGCAACCCGGTGAGCAGTTCAGCCTGCTCAAGACGCTGATGCCGATCGATGCCGCGGCCGGTTACGTCAAGGCGCCGGTGCTCTCCGGCGGTGTCGACGTGCTCGGTATGGGCGGCGGCATCAGCCAGACCTCCACCACGCTCTACAACGCGGTCTTCTTCGCCGGGATGCAGTTGGACGAGCACAAGGCGCATTCGTTCTGGATCTCCCGCTATCCGATGGGCCGGGAGGCCACGCTGTCGATCCCGTCGATCGACAACAAGTGGACCAACGACTCCGGTCACCCGGTCCTCATCCAGGCCGGCATCGAGGGTCACTCCGCGGTGATCCGGCTCTACGGCACCAAGGCGTTCACCGTGACCTCGACGACGAGCGCGCCGTTCAACATCACTGCGCCGAAGGTGCAGTACATCGCCACGGCCGGCTGCATCAACCAGCCCGCAGTCAACGGATTCGACGTGACGGTGACCCGAGTGGTGAAGAACCTGGCCGGACAGATCGTGAAGAACGAGAGGCTCACCACCCACTACCAGCCGGCCGACCAGGTCATCTGCACGGGGCAGACCGCCGATACCTCCCAGGTGCCGACCAGCACCGCCAAGGGCAGCGACTAA